From the genome of Vigna angularis cultivar LongXiaoDou No.4 chromosome 11, ASM1680809v1, whole genome shotgun sequence, one region includes:
- the LOC108333741 gene encoding uncharacterized protein LOC108333741 isoform X2, which produces MILKDLMEEKQLNFNQPLLSVRRFSSTVANEADRRSKTDYKLARLPPPLAYHSELKSVPVRNAGTVPFVWEKAPGKPKDESKLQTQAAEQPIGRVSEIKQQSVTEMRTGSSVFSNSQRVASLDKRIAKYSKDGNMKKESSYSDDGDESYKDCLDTLSRSESFFTSCSLSGLSGWEEQEAQSYGSFSSDHLQSRDFMIDRFFPAATSEAPHHVSKKELVGQEQQKQKKREANVEESIDCNEYEKCTTTTCGLFPRFCLLNPIPGLTMDKVQRKAAHRMHAKSAS; this is translated from the exons ATGATACTGAAAGATCTAATGGAAGAAAAACAGTTGAATTTTAACCAGCCACTGTTATCAGTGAGGCGTTTCTCATCAACAGTGGCCAATGAAGCAGACCGCAGAAGCAAAACTGATTACAAATTAGCCAGACTTCCACCTCCTCTTGCTTACCATTCAGAGTTAAAGTCAGTTCCTGTGAGGAATGCTGGAACTGTGCCTTTTGTATGGGAGAAAGCCCCAGGAAAACCCAAAGATGAAAGCAAGTTACAGACACAAGCTGCCGAGCAGCCTATTGGGAGAGTATCAGAAATCAAGCAACAATCAGTTACTGAGATGAGAACCGGAAGCTCCGTTTTTTCCAACTCTCAAAGGGTTGCATCTTTGGATAAAAGAATAgcaaaatattcaaaagatgGAAATATGAAGAAGGAAAGTTCTTATTCAGATGATGGAGATGAATCCTATAAAGATTGTCTCGACACACTTTCCAGGAGTGAGTCATTCTTCACGAGCTGTAGTTTATCTGGTTTGAGCGGTTGGGAGGAACAAGAGGCTCAATCATATGGGAGTTTCTCAAGTGATCATCTACAATCTCGTGATTTCATGATTGATAGGTTCTTCCCTGCAGCAACATCTGAAGCACCACATCATGTGTCCAAGAAGGAACTTGTTGGACAAGaacaacaaaaacagaaaaagagagaagCGAACGTAGAAGAAAGTATTGACTGCAATGAATACGAAAAATGCACAACTACTACTTGTGGGCTATTTCCTCGGTTCTGTCTTTTGAATCCAATACCTGGATTAACAATGGATAAGGTTCAAAGAAAAGCGGCTCATCGAATGCATGCTAAATCAG CAAGTTAG
- the LOC108333741 gene encoding uncharacterized protein LOC108333741 isoform X1 — protein MILKDLMEEKQLNFNQPLLSVRRFSSTVANEADRRSKTDYKLARLPPPLAYHSELKSVPVRNAGTVPFVWEKAPGKPKDESKLQTQAAEQPIGRVSEIKQQSVTEMRTGSSVFSNSQRVASLDKRIAKYSKDGNMKKESSYSDDGDESYKDCLDTLSRSESFFTSCSLSGLSGWEEQEAQSYGSFSSDHLQSRDFMIDRFFPAATSEAPHHVSKKELVGQEQQKQKKREANVEESIDCNEYEKCTTTTCGLFPRFCLLNPIPGLTMDKVQRKAAHRMHAKSGASYIGSTKGQVRTTCGFKAKKEILDTLVKSRHGTDPHQRVCRKIASSESSQHDYESHVHEKTMYVDSVNKVTSQTNTRGGDYETSRRDNSVYNNPSIDSSSEMIAFKEMSSESQCYSRRNNSNSLNQNSEVELKSHLSAKWVDKECCMDSSKVRYDGKNALERQRFTESGHQETSGASCFGLPLVLPSLKAPSESWLKRTLPTISKKNVTSRSSFIANLHAQCHSPDNIILP, from the exons ATGATACTGAAAGATCTAATGGAAGAAAAACAGTTGAATTTTAACCAGCCACTGTTATCAGTGAGGCGTTTCTCATCAACAGTGGCCAATGAAGCAGACCGCAGAAGCAAAACTGATTACAAATTAGCCAGACTTCCACCTCCTCTTGCTTACCATTCAGAGTTAAAGTCAGTTCCTGTGAGGAATGCTGGAACTGTGCCTTTTGTATGGGAGAAAGCCCCAGGAAAACCCAAAGATGAAAGCAAGTTACAGACACAAGCTGCCGAGCAGCCTATTGGGAGAGTATCAGAAATCAAGCAACAATCAGTTACTGAGATGAGAACCGGAAGCTCCGTTTTTTCCAACTCTCAAAGGGTTGCATCTTTGGATAAAAGAATAgcaaaatattcaaaagatgGAAATATGAAGAAGGAAAGTTCTTATTCAGATGATGGAGATGAATCCTATAAAGATTGTCTCGACACACTTTCCAGGAGTGAGTCATTCTTCACGAGCTGTAGTTTATCTGGTTTGAGCGGTTGGGAGGAACAAGAGGCTCAATCATATGGGAGTTTCTCAAGTGATCATCTACAATCTCGTGATTTCATGATTGATAGGTTCTTCCCTGCAGCAACATCTGAAGCACCACATCATGTGTCCAAGAAGGAACTTGTTGGACAAGaacaacaaaaacagaaaaagagagaagCGAACGTAGAAGAAAGTATTGACTGCAATGAATACGAAAAATGCACAACTACTACTTGTGGGCTATTTCCTCGGTTCTGTCTTTTGAATCCAATACCTGGATTAACAATGGATAAGGTTCAAAGAAAAGCGGCTCATCGAATGCATGCTAAATCAGGTGCTTCTTACATTGGATCTACAAAAGGG CAAGTTAGAACTACCTGTGGGTTTAAAgcaaaaaaagagattttggataCTCTAGTAAAATCTAGACATGGCACCGATCCACATCAAAGAGTTTGCAGAAAAATAGCATCCTCTGAGAGCAGTCAACATGATTATGAAAGCCATGTTCATGAGAAAACAATGTATGTGGATTCTGTAAATAAGGTCACCTCTCAAACCAATACCAGAGGGGGTGATTATGAGACTTCGAGAAGAGATAATAGCGTTTACAATAATCCTTCAATAGATTCAAGTTCTGAAATGATTGCATTTAAGGAGATGAGTTCAGAAAGTCAATGTTACAGCAGGAGAAACAATTCTAATAGCCTCAATCAAAATTCAGAAGTTGAGTTGAAGAGCCATTTATCAGCCAAATGGGTAGATAAAGAATGTTGTATGGATAGCTCAAAGGTAAGATATGATGGGAAGAATGCCTTAGAGAGACAACGTTTTACAGAGTCGGGCCACCAAGAAACATCTGGTGCAAGCTGTTTTGGACTTCCTTTGGTCCTACCTTCACTAAAAGCTCCATCAGAGTCTTGGCTTAAGCGCACTTTACCTACCATTTCCAAAAAGAACGTGACTTCACGGTCAAGCTTTATTGCAAACCTTCATGCACAATGTCACTCTCCAGACAACATCATTTTACCTTAA
- the LOC108332837 gene encoding probable transcription factor KAN2 isoform X1 — MDERICISEEEKSESSRPSSARLRRKRSFFDLNEEAVDDGDGSTSDDPISNNEISSQEGNLSSNNNSSDEGKERGTAVRQYVRSKMPRLRWTPDLHLAFVHAVDRLGGQERATPKLVLQLMNVRGLSIAHVKSHLQMYRSKKLDESGQVLSQNRAMQGRHSIFDMYGRLNAPRHFVVDNRNYVPSSLLMEQSPYQISAHSSSVSLCRLHPTGFFNSHHMMIRSSSVWDKDLRNYQYQRSSCSPNFTGHAKFDAEVGDVKNGMPEFLNQVQVRKQGEMKDEYEKKGSMSILEVNLSKDSRKVKKDDAESEEEINTRLSLSLFTSSSSNSSQQAQCSENHKDDTHVESFCLQNYAARSRLG, encoded by the exons atggatgagagaatTTGTATATCTGAGGAAGAAAAGAGTGAAAGTAGCAGACCCTCTTCTGCAAGGCTTAGAAGAAAACGTTCATTCTTCGATTTGAATGAAGAAGCTGTGGATGATGGAGATGGTAGCACCAGTGATGATCCCATCAGTAACAATGAGATATCATCTCAAGAGGGTAATTTGAGTAGTAACAATAACTCAAGTGATGAAGGGAAAGAGCGTGGAACTGCTGTTAGGCAATATGTTCGGTCCAAAATGCCAAGACTCCGTTGGACCCCTGATCTTCATTTAGCTTTTGTGCATGCTGTCGACAGGCTTGGTGGACAAGAAA GAGCAACCCCCAAGTTGGTTCTCCAGTTGATGAATGTGAGAGGACTTAGCATTGCACATGTAAAGAGCCATTTACAG ATGTATCGAAGTAAAAAGCTTGATGAGTCTGGCCAAG TTTTGTCTCAGAATAGGGCAATGCAGGGAAGGCACAGTATTTTCGATATGTATGGAAGACTCAATGCCCCACGACACTTTGTCGTTGATAACAGAAATTATGTTCCATCATCTCTGCTCATGGAACAATCACCTTATCAGATCAGTGCTCACTCTTCAAG TGTTTCTCTCTGTAGATTACACCCGACAGGGTTTTTCAATAGTCACCACATGATGATAAGATCTAGTTCAGTGTGGGACAAAGATCTGCGTAATTATCAGTATCAGCGTAGTTCTTGCAGTCCTAACTTCACTGGCCACGCCAAGTTTGATGCCGAG GTTGGTGATGTGAAAAATGGAATGCCAGAATTCCTTAATCAGGTTCAAGTAAGGAAGCAAGGTGAAATGAAAGATGAATATGAGAAGAAAGGGAGTATGAGTATTTTGGAGGTGAATTTAAGTaaagattcaagaaaagttAAGAAAGATGATGCagaaagtgaagaagaaatTAATACGAGACTGTCTCTTTCACTGTTCACTTCATCATCCTCAAATTCATCACAACAAGCACAGTGTAGTGAAAATCATAAAGACGATACTCATGTTGAGAGTTTTTGTTTACAAAATTATGCAGCGAGGAGTCGTTTGGGCTGA
- the LOC108332837 gene encoding probable transcription factor KAN2 isoform X2: MDERICISEEEKSESSRPSSARLRRKRSFFDLNEEAVDDGDGSTSDDPISNNEISSQEGNLSSNNNSSDEGKERGTAVRQYVRSKMPRLRWTPDLHLAFVHAVDRLGGQERATPKLVLQLMNVRGLSIAHVKSHLQMYRSKKLDESGQVLSQNRAMQGRHSIFDMYGRLNAPRHFVVDNRNYVPSSLLMEQSPYQISAHSSRLHPTGFFNSHHMMIRSSSVWDKDLRNYQYQRSSCSPNFTGHAKFDAEVGDVKNGMPEFLNQVQVRKQGEMKDEYEKKGSMSILEVNLSKDSRKVKKDDAESEEEINTRLSLSLFTSSSSNSSQQAQCSENHKDDTHVESFCLQNYAARSRLG; the protein is encoded by the exons atggatgagagaatTTGTATATCTGAGGAAGAAAAGAGTGAAAGTAGCAGACCCTCTTCTGCAAGGCTTAGAAGAAAACGTTCATTCTTCGATTTGAATGAAGAAGCTGTGGATGATGGAGATGGTAGCACCAGTGATGATCCCATCAGTAACAATGAGATATCATCTCAAGAGGGTAATTTGAGTAGTAACAATAACTCAAGTGATGAAGGGAAAGAGCGTGGAACTGCTGTTAGGCAATATGTTCGGTCCAAAATGCCAAGACTCCGTTGGACCCCTGATCTTCATTTAGCTTTTGTGCATGCTGTCGACAGGCTTGGTGGACAAGAAA GAGCAACCCCCAAGTTGGTTCTCCAGTTGATGAATGTGAGAGGACTTAGCATTGCACATGTAAAGAGCCATTTACAG ATGTATCGAAGTAAAAAGCTTGATGAGTCTGGCCAAG TTTTGTCTCAGAATAGGGCAATGCAGGGAAGGCACAGTATTTTCGATATGTATGGAAGACTCAATGCCCCACGACACTTTGTCGTTGATAACAGAAATTATGTTCCATCATCTCTGCTCATGGAACAATCACCTTATCAGATCAGTGCTCACTCTTCAAG ATTACACCCGACAGGGTTTTTCAATAGTCACCACATGATGATAAGATCTAGTTCAGTGTGGGACAAAGATCTGCGTAATTATCAGTATCAGCGTAGTTCTTGCAGTCCTAACTTCACTGGCCACGCCAAGTTTGATGCCGAG GTTGGTGATGTGAAAAATGGAATGCCAGAATTCCTTAATCAGGTTCAAGTAAGGAAGCAAGGTGAAATGAAAGATGAATATGAGAAGAAAGGGAGTATGAGTATTTTGGAGGTGAATTTAAGTaaagattcaagaaaagttAAGAAAGATGATGCagaaagtgaagaagaaatTAATACGAGACTGTCTCTTTCACTGTTCACTTCATCATCCTCAAATTCATCACAACAAGCACAGTGTAGTGAAAATCATAAAGACGATACTCATGTTGAGAGTTTTTGTTTACAAAATTATGCAGCGAGGAGTCGTTTGGGCTGA